The genomic interval AAAGGGGTTGGAGGCAATGAGGGGGCCCAGAGGGGGGCAGGTGAGCGGTTTCTGCAGACAGGTGAGCAACGACGCGAACGCCTATGCCATATGCGAGCATATGGCCTCTTCTTACAATTTGACACTCGCCGACATGGACAGGGGGGTGCCCAGGGTCAAAAGGCCGGAGGGCCGCGAGGCCTGTCTCGACCCGGGGGAACCGGACGGCAGGCTCGATCCGGCTGAGGTCTATGCCAATGCGATAGATCTCGCCGAGATCGAAGAGGACCGAAACCGCGCCTGGGCAAGAGGGGGCGATTCCTTCACCTTCGACTCGCCGTTCCAGAGATTCCTCTCCGAGAAGGCCGACATGCGAATCCCATGGCTCTTCGACGACCTCAAGGATGACGGCGGAGCGGAGTGGCTGTTCGGCCGCGTCCTGATGAAGGTCGACGGTTTCACGAGATCCCTGGCGATGAAAGGGTCAAAGAAAGGGACCGAGAATTACAAGAGGGCCCTCGCCATGGAGATATTCCGCTTCATGCGGAAGCCGGCGAGACGCGGCGGGATGGGAATAAAATCGGGCGACGACGGCAGTCACGAAAACATCCACCGGGTCTTCAGCTCCAAGAGCGCCAGCTGCATCGAGTTCGTCAACCTCTACATCGCGATCGCACGGCAGGCGGGGCTCGAGGCCAGGCCGGTCGAGGTCTACACGGACAGCGATGGAGAAGGCATAAGCCACGTGGCGGTCGGAGTCGAACTCGGCAGAGGCGAGGTCCTGTTCCTCGATGCGGACGGCGACATCGGCCTGGGCGAGAGACAGAGGTGGTCCTTCATCAGCAGGCAGGACCTGCTCGCATACGACTACAATTCCCGCGGCCAGCTGAACTGCGAAAACGAACCCTCCTGCCAGCGTTCACTCTACAAGAGGGCCATGGACTTCTCCCCCGGTCAGTACATGGTGATGTACAATATGGGACACCTGGAATTCGACGCGGGCGACTATCAGTCCTCGATCGAATACTTCAAGATGGCAGTGGATGAGTTCCCCGATCTCTACGAGGCCCGCTACAATCTCGCGAAGGTGCACGATCTGGTCGGGAACGAAGAAGAGGCGATCAGCGAATGCGCAGCATACATGCGCCTGAGCGGCGACGACGACTGCCGGAAATGAGAAGGCCCGATCACATCTCCGTCAATTTTTCTTCTTCTTGCCGGCGACCGCCTTGGGAGCAAACAGCGGGTGGCCTGGCTTGGGCTCCGGCTTCGGCGCAACGACCTTCGCCTCCGCAACGTATGCCGAGCCCTCCTTGCCCTTCTCAACCCGCGCTATCAAATCACCTTGAAATCCCCTGCCGGCGATCTCATCCGTTGAGAACCCTCCGTCCAGGAGCGCGCCAACTATCGCCTCGTCGCTGGAGCCGGAGGCCCTGAGCGCGGAGATCAAGGAGTTCATCTTGGCGCCCCTGGCCTGCGCCTCCCCCTGGGCTCTCATACTGTCTATCTCGGCCTGACTGGGCTTTGGTCCCGGCTTCTGCACCTGTCCTGATCCTATCATATTTCCCTCCCTCCTCCGGCCCAGGGGGTGGCCATTCCCTGGCCCGCGATGAGCTTCGCTTTCAGCCATTGGCTATGAATTGCATCATCCATGCCATCGGCCCGGGGGAGACAACCTGAGCAAAACGCCTTTTAAAGGGATCTGACCGGGTTTTAAACAGATGCGGCGTATAAAACAGCGTTATCCTTTTGAAAAGAAATGCAGACAACGTCAATCCTTTGACGTTCATGGCTTATGCCAGAGTCATGAGACAGAGGGGTGAGGCCAGCCACTTGAGTTGTGCGCAGCTTTGGGCGATTAAGACACCATGCTCCTGGCCATCGACATAGGCAACACGCGCGCATCAATCGGGCTCTTTGCAGGCACAAGGCTCATGAAACGGGGCTCGATCGATTGGCCAGCCCGCCCATCTGTGCGCGCGATCGAGCAGAAACTTAACGCCTTTGCAGGAAAGGGCGCGCATCATGCGTGCATCGCGAGCGTGGTTCCCCGCCTCACGCCGATCTTCGCCGCTGCGTGCAGGAAGGCATCGGGCACCAGGCCCTTGATAGTGACGCCGCGCAACGCCGGCGTCCGCATCAAGGGCTACAACATAAGGCAGCTGGGCATCGACAGGCTGCTGGCCGCGGCCGCCGCCCACCGCAGGCACAGGCGCGCCGTGATCGTCATCGACGCGGGCACCGCCATGACCATCGACCTCATGACCGCGCGCGGCGAGTTCGCGGGCGGGGTGATACTCCCGGGCATCGGTTCCTCGGCGCGCGGCCTGGGCGAGATCGCCGCCAGGCTCCCCTGCGTGCCCCCCTCCCGCGCGCGCAGGGTGGTGGCCAAGAACACGCGC from Pseudomonadota bacterium carries:
- a CDS encoding tetratricopeptide repeat protein, with protein sequence MSGFCRQVSNDANAYAICEHMASSYNLTLADMDRGVPRVKRPEGREACLDPGEPDGRLDPAEVYANAIDLAEIEEDRNRAWARGGDSFTFDSPFQRFLSEKADMRIPWLFDDLKDDGGAEWLFGRVLMKVDGFTRSLAMKGSKKGTENYKRALAMEIFRFMRKPARRGGMGIKSGDDGSHENIHRVFSSKSASCIEFVNLYIAIARQAGLEARPVEVYTDSDGEGISHVAVGVELGRGEVLFLDADGDIGLGERQRWSFISRQDLLAYDYNSRGQLNCENEPSCQRSLYKRAMDFSPGQYMVMYNMGHLEFDAGDYQSSIEYFKMAVDEFPDLYEARYNLAKVHDLVGNEEEAISECAAYMRLSGDDDCRK
- a CDS encoding type III pantothenate kinase: MLLAIDIGNTRASIGLFAGTRLMKRGSIDWPARPSVRAIEQKLNAFAGKGAHHACIASVVPRLTPIFAAACRKASGTRPLIVTPRNAGVRIKGYNIRQLGIDRLLAAAAAHRRHRRAVIVIDAGTAMTIDLMTARGEFAGGVILPGIGSSARGLGEIAARLPCVPPSRARRVVAKNTRDAIRAGLFFGYAGLIERIVERMVKESRARPLVVATGGDAALIKRACPIVARVHPDLVLEGLMISASGLFLRRLARSPRYSSRKDR